Proteins encoded together in one Plasmodium vivax chromosome 6, whole genome shotgun sequence window:
- a CDS encoding hypothetical protein, conserved (encoded by transcript PVX_111260A): MRKRNDITIWEKKKKDHFFKIFFSSKKVKIIKSQNHPIFIHLYKLATDGKYREKQGKILLTCKKMILEREQHHIARIYTNSINNLKDFRLFDNFILLSNRLLKRVALLYSFKNGVLAEVAHTFHCDDVGLPRLALCFCEVNRGGGGESGGRSDGGVGERHIGETRFSSGTTPPGAPTQLLCNGDVGTLIRSCFLLKWQCVFNVEGIGHTQRKKGKTSKGSPNGGNTDWPNVPTPRGATRKKPHINDIYSIDFFHPLTLRASAGHLLDIPYKKVAFTELHKYARENKILLLKYRAGGSEGRTGDGNQESLCEMGGDLYVHYRGGSHSEQGKPFLNLLGKAKGVFLLLDNCNSVEKEHPRVSRNYVHIGPSTDDSDDERIFDRVYYVNLVNNGETPLDVVAAYSILMYILKASFFQHIPQSCYVCAE, encoded by the coding sequence ATGCGCAAACGCAACGACATAACTatttgggagaaaaaaaaaaaggaccatttttttaaaatttttttttcatcgaaaaaggtaaaaataataaagtcGCAGAATCACCCCATTTTCATTCACCTGTACAAGCTAGCCACTGATGGGAAGTATCGAGAGAAGCAAGGGAAGATTTTACTCACTTGCAAGAAGATGATCCTGGAGAGAGAGCAACATCACATTGCACGCATTTACACCAATAGCATTAACAACTTGAAGGACTTTCGCCTCTTCGAcaattttatccttttgtCCAACAGGCTGCTCAAGCGGGTTGCCCTTCTCTACTCCTTCAAAAATGGAGTCCTGGCAGAAGTCGCGCACACGTTCCACTGCGACGACGTGGGCCTCCCGCGCCTGGCCCTCTGCTTCTGCGAGGTGAACcgcgggggaggcggtgaAAGTGGTGGAAGAAGCGATGGGGGTGTGGGGGAACGCCACATTGGGGAGACGCGCTTCTCCAGCGGAACAACCCCCCCAGGGGCACCTACCCAACTTCTCTGCAACGGCGACGTTGGGACGCTCATCCGGAGCTGCTTCCTCCTCAAGTGGCAGTGCGTTTTTAACGTGGAGGGAATAGGCCACacgcagaggaagaaggggaagaccaGCAAAGGATCACCCAATGGGGGGAACACCGATTGGCCGAATGTACCTACTCCGCGGGGTGCCACCCGGAAGAAGCCACACATAAACGACATTTACAGCATCGACTTCTTCCACCCTCTTACACTTCGCGCCTCGGCGGGCCACCTGCTAGACATCCCCTATAAAAAAGTGGCCTTCACGGAGCTGCACAAATACGCccgagaaaataaaatactccTCCTGAAGTACCGCGCCGGGGGAAGCGAGGGACGAACTGGTGACGGAAACCAGGAGAGCCTCTGCGAGATGGGAGGCGACCTGTATGTGCACTATCGTGGTGGTAGCCACTCCGAGCAGGGGAAGCCCTTCTTAAATCTGCTGGGCAAAGCCAAGGGGGTGTTTCTCCTCCTAGACAACTGCAACAGTGTAGAAAAGGAGCACCCGCGGGTAAGCCGCAACTACGTGCACATTGGGCCAAGCACAGACGACTCAGATGACGAGAGAATCTTCGATCGAGTCTACTACGTCAATTTGGTAAACAATGGGGAGACGCCCCTGGACGTCGTGGCGGCGTACTCCATTCTGATGTACATCCTCAAGGCGAGCTTCTTCCAGCACATCCCGCAGTCGTGTTACGTCTGTGCGGAGTGA
- a CDS encoding WD domain, G-beta repeat domain containing protein (encoded by transcript PVX_111265A), whose product MMNEAIEEDLAYEDLRNDEVDLIDISAGDVEGEDEEEEEEEEENSSYNSSDKTIPLADLELIKFKEQNISYYKRFYANKSIYCVNSFKKWIYFGSINNNCYLYNNFDDDLRNFAHEGGSGVTGVGGGSGVTGVGGGSGVTGVGGGSGVTGVGGGSGVTGVGGASAKVSLQQLKHQKYTDTVTNIKFSKSYKYIALCIYNGDIYIYNNNNMNKSEILNYNITNFKQNINNSNSLLHIYNWNVGMGHFKKEEEEWISEDMNFVNILTINDTNEKKDIEYFMFCPFNEEILLSIYLDSPNIYIWNIHQNTPISITYTVDIPTFINICNYDSSFYLIAGFHSGETHVYDYNVYSLKRRNAGRKHDARVKGESAGVEASRQQHPSALGSYSIKVTPEGCNGGGAQHQRGQQLPANQPLPALPALHALQGLPPQMIPHEELDNSNDVLCIDNNLANEIYVATHRNVIQICSVNTNSVISTYHNLHSDLVDYCLFNNKRNNIFASSSLDNSIIVYDYQCKKYINKFLVNYEFNKVDTNSQMEKGINFLKWINTNLLLFSSLNGNIYIYDIRSRQCIHQFYSHTDTIFNVHLSLHLYDQKNILSILTASDDRSSNMHFLDISAFI is encoded by the coding sequence ATGATGAACGAGGCGATCGAGGAGGATCTGGCGTACGAAGATTTGCGGAATGATGAAGTTGACCTGATCGACATCAGCGCAGGTGATGTGGAAGGagaggacgaggaggaggaggaagaggaggaagaaaactcGAGCTACAACAGCAGCGACAAGACGATTCCCCTGGCAGATTTAGAGCTAATCAAATTTAAGGAGCAAAATATTTCCTACTACAAAAGGTTTTACGCCAACAAGAGCATTTACTGCGTGAATTCGTTTAAGAAGTGGATCTACTTCGGCAGCATCAACAACAACTGCTATTTGTACAACAATTTCGACGACGACCTGCGGAACTTCGCCcacgagggggggagcggcgttaCGGGGGTTggcgggggtagcggcgttaCGGGGGTTggcgggggtagcggcgtcACGGGGGTTggcgggggtagcggcgtcACGGGGGTTggcgggggtagcggcgttaCGGGGGTTGGCGGGGCTAGCGCGAAGGTGAGCCTGCAGCAGCTGAAGCACCAGAAGTACACGGACACCGTGACGAACATAAAGTTCTCCAAGAGCTACAAGTACATCGCCCTCTGCATCTACAACGGGGACATCTACATCTacaacaataataatatgaacaagtcagaaATTCTAAACTACAATATCACCAACTTTAAGCAAAACATTAACAACAGCAATTCATTGCTCCATATTTACAACTGGAATGTAGGTATGGGTCATTTTAagaaagaggaggaggagtgGATTTCGGAAGACATGAATTTTGTAAACATCTTAACGATCAATGATACCAATGAAAAGAAGGACATCGAGTACTTTATGTTTTGTCCTTTTAATGAGGAGATTCTTCTGAGCATTTACCTGGACTCTCCCAACATTTACATTTGGAACATCCATCAGAACACCCCTATTAGTATTACCTACACAGTGGACATCCCCACCTTCATCAACATTTGCAATTATGATAGCAGCTTTTACCTCATTGCTGGGTTCCACAGTGGGGAGACACACGTGTATGACTACAATGTATACAGTTTGAAGAGGCGCAACGCGGGTAGGAAGCATGACGCGAGGGTTAAGGGGGAGAGCGCCGGTGTGGAGGCTTCCAGGCAGCAGCATCCTTCTGCGCTGGGCAGCTACAGCATTAAGGTCACCCCGGAGGGGTGCAACGGGGGGGGTGCGCAGCATCAGCGGGGGCAACAGCTTCCAGCGAATCAACCACTTCCTGCGCTCCCTGCGCTCCATGCGCTCCAgggacttcccccccagATGATCCCCCACGAAGAGCTGGACAACAGCAACGACGTGCTCTGCATCGACAACAACCTGGCGAACGAAATCTACGTGGCGACGCACCGAAACGTCATCCAAATTTGCAGCGTGAACACCAACAGCGTCATCAGCACGTATCACAACCTGCACAGCGACCTGGTGGACTACTGTCTCTTCAACAATAAGCGCAACAACATCttcgcctcctcctccctcgACAACAGCATCATTGTGTATGACTACCAGTGCAAGAAGTATATTAACAAGTTCCTAGTAAATTACGAATTTAATAAAGTAGACACGAAtagccaaatggaaaagggaaTCAACTTCCTCAAGTGGATCAACACCAACCTGCTGCTCTTCTCAAGTCTCAATGGAAACATCTACATCTACGACATTCGCTCCAGGCAGTGCATCCACCAGTTCTACAGCCACACGGACACCATCTTCAACGTGCACCTCTCCCTCCACCTGTACGACCAGAAGAACATCCTCTCCATCCTCACCGCCAGCGACGACCGCTCCTCGAACATGCACTTCCTCGACATCTCCGCGTTTATCTAG